A stretch of the Lactuca sativa cultivar Salinas chromosome 9, Lsat_Salinas_v11, whole genome shotgun sequence genome encodes the following:
- the LOC111880133 gene encoding receptor-like cytosolic serine/threonine-protein kinase RBK2, which yields MDSSSVDSISLQSSAAGENVIVVIDGNRGKGSLDALDWAIKYIVGPNDTVVVLGVLPEIGKKPAPSCLPFHLGVGTSGIWIKLEFSHNEMTPSELQQAIGRKKREYQKFLQPYYHHCKQREVKLDIRLAAGYESKKLAVEEAEKLDPRWIVLDGYLKKDKEYIHKNVDCHVALLKEKGVATLIPSKITGPECEEWQTVCRKIDDQAFTDDDFVEELPNSPKQTPLTPSSYPLSWRTGFPRAFSLGEIEEITNDFQNVTLKDQNRIIYTGVYGENQVIVMCFRADDHSASLLKIVSRVRHRNILNLVGYCWIGGSIFLLCDCPEGSLEACLLCDKAATNLSWNTRWGIALEIGAGIQYLHEEFADGSIVNLSLCSCNVALGGDSSAMLCIYETTTKQMKIDNDPQDESICKNIDMNEQLRADIQDYGVFLLELISGLSRRLFEKDGQSLVDWALPFLEKNILSPILDPRLTVTSDPQVVHMARAALACLNNDSSHNLTISKVLAIVRGNQ from the exons ATGGATTCATCATCGGTAGATTCAATCTCTCTGCAATCATCAGCCGCCGGAGAAAATGTAATAGTGGTGATTGACGGAAACAGGGGGAAAGGAAGTCTCGATGCTCTAGATTGGGCGATTAAGTACATTGTTGGCCCAAATGACACCGTCGTCGTTCTTGGAGTGTTGCCGGAAATTGGCAAGAAACCCGCTCCTTCTTGTTTACCTTTTCACCTCGGAGTTGGCACCTCCGGCATCT GGATAAAACTCGAGTTTTCACACAATGAAATGACTCCATCGGAACTCCAACAAGCGATTGGGAGAAAGAAGAGGGAATACCAAAAGTTTCTCCAGCCCTACTACCACCATTGTAAGCAGAGGGAG GTGAAGTTAGATATAAGGCTAGCTGCAGGATACGAATCCAAGAAATTGGCAGTCGAAGAAGCAGAAAAGCTCGATCCTCGCTGGATTGTTCTAGATGG ATACTTGAAGAAAGATAAAGAATATATACACAAAAACGTAGACTGTCATGTAGCTTTATTGAAGGAAAAAGGTGTAGCAACCTTAATCCCATCAAAAATCACAGGCCCAGAATGCGAAGAATGGCAAACAGTTTGCAGAAAAATCGATGATCAAGCTTTCACAGATGATGACTTTGTGGAAGAATTACCAAACTCACCAAAACAAACTCCATTAACGCCTTCTTCATACCCGTTGTCATGGAGAACAGGGTTCCCAAGAGCTTTTTCTTTGGGTGAAATTGAAGAAATAacaaatgattttcaaaatgtcACGCTTAAAGATCAAAATAGGATCATATACACTGGGGTTTATGGAGAGAATCAGGTTATTGTTATGTGTTTTCGTGCAGATGATCATTCGGCTTCTTTACTTAAAATTGTGTCGCGAGTTCGCCATAGGAATATTTTGAATCTTGTTGGTTATTGTTGGATTGGTGGTTCCATCTTCTTGTTGTGTGATTGTCCGGAAGGTTCACTTGAAGCTTGTTTGTTGT GTGATAAGGCAGCAACAAACCTTTCATGGAACACGCGGTGGGGTATTGCCCTAGAAATCGGTGCAGGCATCCAATACCTTCATGAGGAGTTTGCAGATGGATCAATTGTAAACTTATCCCTTTGTTCTTGTAATGTTGCACTTGGTGGTGATTCTTCTGCTATG CTTTGCATTTACGAGACAACAACAAAGCAGATGAAGATTGATAATGATCCGCAAGATGAATCCAT ATGCAAGAATATAGATATGAATGAGCAACTTAGAGCGGATATACAAGATTATGGAGTTTTCTTGTTGGAGCTTATATCGGGACTTAGTAGGCGATTGTTTGAAAAGGATGGTCAATCCCTTGTTGACTGG GCACTACCGTTTTTGGAGAAGAATATACTAAGCCCTATTTTGGATCCAAGGTTAACGGTTACAAGTGATCCTCAAGTGGTTCATATGGCTCGAGCCGCATTGGCATGTTTGAACAACGACTCGAGCcacaatcttaccattagtaagGTGTTGGCCATCGTACGAGGTAATCAATAG